One window of Deltaproteobacteria bacterium genomic DNA carries:
- the trmB gene encoding tRNA (guanosine(46)-N7)-methyltransferase TrmB produces MRLDPADFSAPPPTWQDIFGNANPVEVEIGFGKGSFLLALAKNHPERNFFGVEYAKRWSFRLALLIERNGPANVLAIHADFTCLVRTMIRPESVSVYHLYFPDPWWKRRHQERRLFHHDFAAALARTLRPGGKILLASDVQSYFAEIVQQFSQVPELSRFSWERDHVNKRGKPILTDFERKYRQEGRPLFYAGLRKAEESSICLDPQ; encoded by the coding sequence ATGCGTCTAGATCCTGCAGACTTCTCCGCGCCTCCTCCCACCTGGCAGGACATCTTCGGCAATGCCAATCCGGTCGAGGTCGAGATCGGCTTTGGCAAAGGGTCGTTCTTGTTGGCGCTGGCCAAGAATCACCCAGAACGGAATTTTTTCGGGGTCGAGTACGCAAAACGTTGGTCATTTCGCCTGGCCTTGCTGATCGAGCGCAATGGCCCCGCGAACGTCCTGGCCATTCATGCGGATTTTACTTGTCTGGTGAGAACGATGATCCGGCCGGAGTCGGTCTCGGTGTACCATCTCTATTTTCCCGACCCGTGGTGGAAACGGCGTCACCAGGAACGACGGCTTTTTCACCATGATTTTGCCGCTGCCCTAGCACGGACGCTTCGTCCGGGCGGAAAAATCCTGCTGGCTTCCGACGTACAATCCTATTTTGCCGAGATCGTACAGCAGTTTTCCCAAGTCCCAGAACTCAGCCGCTTCTCCTGGGAACGAGATCACGTCAACAAGCGAGGGAAACCAATCCTGACCGACTTCGAGCGCAAGTATCGCCAGGAAGGACGCCCGCTTTTTTATGCGGGCTTGAGAAAAGCCGAGGAGTCGAGCATTTGTCTCGATCCTCAGTAG
- a CDS encoding transketolase encodes MPDIATLQTIARRLRVHSIRSTTEAGSGHPTSCLSAADLVTAVFFHSMRFDPANPANPNNDRFVLSKGHAAPVLYAALAEAGALPVDRLLSLRNITSDLEGHPTPRLPWVGAATGSLGQGLSVGVGMALNGKQLDHLDYTVYVLLGDGEIAEGGVWEAAAFAAHYRLNNLIAIIDVNGLGQSQRTMYGHDVSVYAERFRAFGWHVQSVDGHNLEEVLQALDTARAVQDRPAMIVAKTLKGKGVSFLEDKDGWHGKPVPKGEQLAAALAELPLNGQSGAFPVARPAVRQASTQPSLGNFPAPSYQPAEKVATRAAYGTALAKLGSVNPLVVALDGDTKNSTFAEKFLKDHGSRYFECFIAEQNMVGVAVGLAACGKIPFVSTFAAFLTRAFDHIRMAAISGVSIKYVGSHCGVSIGEDGPSQMGLEDLAMMRAIPNAVVFYPSDAVAAEHLTALAASLKGTTYIRTSRPATPILYAATESFVVGGSKTLRASDKDALTIVAAGVTLHEALKAYKTLKAAGVSVRIVDAYSVKPVDKNGILAAAASTNNTVLVVEDHYAEGGLGDAVLSAVSEHGVRVHKMAVTEVPRSGKPDELLDAHGISAQRIVEKVKRLTA; translated from the coding sequence ATGCCGGACATCGCAACATTACAAACCATCGCTCGTCGTCTGCGGGTACATTCCATTCGCTCAACTACGGAGGCCGGCTCCGGGCATCCGACCTCCTGTCTCTCGGCGGCAGACCTCGTCACGGCGGTGTTTTTCCATTCCATGCGGTTCGACCCGGCCAATCCCGCCAATCCGAACAATGACCGCTTCGTGCTGTCGAAAGGTCATGCCGCTCCCGTCTTGTATGCCGCGCTGGCCGAAGCTGGGGCCTTGCCGGTCGATCGACTGCTCTCGCTACGGAACATCACCAGTGACCTCGAAGGTCATCCCACGCCGCGTTTGCCATGGGTTGGGGCAGCGACCGGTTCGCTGGGGCAAGGGCTCTCGGTTGGCGTGGGCATGGCGCTCAATGGCAAACAGCTCGATCATCTCGACTACACCGTCTATGTCCTGCTTGGCGATGGAGAAATCGCCGAAGGCGGTGTTTGGGAAGCGGCGGCGTTCGCCGCGCATTATCGGCTGAACAATCTGATCGCCATCATCGACGTGAACGGTTTAGGGCAGAGCCAGCGGACCATGTACGGCCATGATGTAAGTGTGTATGCGGAGCGCTTTCGCGCGTTCGGTTGGCATGTTCAGAGCGTGGACGGTCATAATCTTGAGGAAGTCCTGCAGGCTCTCGATACTGCGCGGGCAGTGCAGGATCGTCCTGCCATGATCGTCGCTAAGACGCTGAAAGGAAAAGGCGTCTCCTTCCTGGAGGACAAAGATGGTTGGCATGGGAAGCCGGTACCCAAAGGAGAGCAACTCGCAGCCGCGCTTGCGGAACTCCCTTTGAACGGTCAGTCAGGGGCTTTCCCTGTCGCTCGTCCGGCGGTGAGACAGGCGAGTACGCAACCGTCTCTCGGTAATTTTCCTGCTCCCAGCTACCAGCCCGCCGAGAAAGTGGCGACACGTGCCGCCTACGGCACCGCATTGGCCAAACTTGGGTCGGTCAACCCGCTCGTCGTCGCGCTCGATGGCGATACCAAAAATTCGACCTTTGCCGAAAAGTTTCTCAAAGACCACGGCTCACGTTATTTCGAGTGCTTTATCGCCGAACAAAACATGGTGGGCGTGGCAGTGGGGCTAGCCGCGTGCGGCAAAATTCCTTTTGTGTCAACCTTTGCAGCATTCCTGACCCGGGCGTTCGATCACATTCGTATGGCGGCGATTTCCGGGGTGTCGATTAAATATGTCGGGTCGCATTGTGGGGTGTCGATCGGCGAAGACGGTCCTTCGCAAATGGGTTTGGAAGATTTAGCCATGATGCGGGCTATCCCCAATGCGGTTGTATTCTACCCCAGCGATGCGGTTGCTGCTGAGCACCTCACCGCGCTGGCCGCTTCGCTCAAAGGCACGACCTACATTCGCACCTCGCGCCCGGCGACACCGATTCTGTATGCCGCTACGGAATCCTTCGTGGTGGGCGGCAGCAAAACCCTGCGTGCCAGCGACAAGGATGCGCTGACCATTGTTGCCGCTGGTGTGACACTCCACGAGGCGCTCAAGGCGTACAAGACCTTGAAAGCCGCTGGCGTTTCGGTGCGGATCGTCGATGCCTACTCGGTGAAGCCGGTAGATAAAAATGGCATCCTCGCGGCAGCAGCCAGCACTAACAACACGGTGCTGGTGGTAGAAGATCATTATGCCGAGGGTGGTTTGGGCGACGCCGTACTGAGTGCCGTCTCCGAGCACGGCGTGCGTGTCCACAAGATGGCGGTGACCGAAGTGCCGCGTTCGGGGAAGCCCGATGAACTGCTCGATGCCCACGGTATTAGCGCGCAGCGGATCGTGGAAAAAGTCAAACGTCTGACTGCCTAG
- a CDS encoding MoaD/ThiS family protein, translated as MADSVTISVKLFATLKKYLPAGNADSVRLTLPAGATVSDVIDALKIPHDHASMLVAGDSYVEKGTPLTEGLELSIFPPLAGGAR; from the coding sequence ATGGCGGATTCGGTCACCATCTCGGTCAAGCTCTTCGCGACGCTAAAGAAATATCTTCCTGCGGGGAATGCGGACAGCGTACGACTCACGCTGCCGGCGGGGGCGACCGTGTCGGATGTCATCGACGCTTTGAAGATTCCGCACGACCATGCCAGCATGTTGGTCGCGGGAGATAGCTACGTAGAAAAAGGCACTCCGCTGACGGAAGGGCTAGAACTCAGTATCTTCCCGCCGCTTGCCGGAGGCGCGCGCTGA
- a CDS encoding NAD(P)/FAD-dependent oxidoreductase: MATQYVLIGNSAASLAAIDGIRKHDKQGEITLINREQGPAYSRVALPYYVAGEMTLDDLLIRQKPDYGKIGVTLVENENATAIHPATKQVELESGKKVTYDKLLIGTGSETMVPPIQGLDQVPHHYLWTLADAIGMKKATDTAKTAVVIGGGFIGMLAAEALRKLKIKLTIVEMAPILLPQLLDEGAGQLFLQAVRDEGVTVRTGALVAGLAKKNDAIEVTLKNGDAFTVDMAVIATGVRPNVRCLQNGAVALNKGILVNEFLQTNHPDIYAAGDVAETKDFLSDDRSIYAIWPTAIDQGRAAGANMAGKKQAYPGSLGMNVVELFNVTLAQLGRFREGAGDDVKMLSTGKDGRYRKIVVDRHGTLVGAVYLGDENGVAEMGVIHSAIRRREQWQGFQDGRPPQFSYAAVMHAAPRY; the protein is encoded by the coding sequence ATGGCGACACAATACGTACTCATCGGCAACAGCGCGGCGTCGCTCGCGGCGATTGACGGCATTCGTAAACACGACAAGCAGGGCGAGATCACTCTCATCAATCGTGAGCAGGGTCCGGCCTATTCGCGGGTGGCGCTTCCGTACTATGTCGCTGGCGAGATGACGTTGGATGATTTGTTGATTCGCCAGAAACCGGACTACGGAAAAATCGGCGTCACGTTGGTCGAGAACGAAAACGCCACGGCTATTCATCCGGCAACCAAGCAAGTCGAATTAGAGAGCGGGAAGAAGGTCACGTACGACAAGCTCTTGATTGGCACCGGCTCGGAGACCATGGTGCCGCCGATCCAGGGTCTGGATCAGGTCCCTCACCATTATCTCTGGACACTAGCCGATGCTATCGGCATGAAGAAGGCGACCGACACAGCCAAAACTGCGGTGGTGATCGGTGGCGGCTTCATCGGGATGCTGGCTGCGGAAGCTCTGCGCAAGCTGAAAATCAAATTGACGATTGTGGAAATGGCCCCGATCCTGCTCCCGCAATTGCTCGATGAAGGGGCAGGGCAGCTCTTCCTGCAAGCGGTTCGAGATGAAGGCGTGACGGTACGAACCGGGGCTCTGGTTGCCGGGTTGGCGAAGAAAAACGATGCCATCGAGGTTACGCTCAAGAACGGCGATGCGTTTACTGTAGACATGGCAGTGATAGCCACCGGAGTGCGCCCGAACGTCCGCTGCCTGCAAAACGGCGCGGTGGCCTTAAATAAAGGCATCCTCGTCAATGAATTTCTGCAAACGAATCACCCGGACATTTATGCTGCCGGGGACGTGGCCGAGACCAAAGATTTTCTCTCGGATGATCGCTCCATTTATGCCATTTGGCCGACGGCTATCGATCAAGGGCGTGCGGCTGGTGCCAACATGGCGGGGAAAAAGCAGGCCTATCCTGGCAGTCTCGGCATGAATGTTGTCGAACTCTTCAATGTGACGCTTGCGCAACTCGGTCGGTTTCGCGAAGGTGCAGGCGACGATGTCAAAATGCTCTCGACCGGCAAAGACGGGCGCTATCGCAAAATTGTCGTGGATCGACATGGAACTCTCGTAGGAGCGGTCTATCTGGGCGATGAAAACGGAGTCGCCGAGATGGGCGTGATTCACAGCGCGATCCGGCGACGCGAGCAATGGCAAGGATTCCAAGATGGCCGCCCGCCACAGTTCTCCTACGCTGCGGTCATGCACGCGGCACCTCGGTATTAA
- a CDS encoding 4Fe-4S dicluster domain-containing protein — MKQIVVHQEKCTACRECELACSFSHEGSFLPALSRIRIADFYEEQFYQPMVCVHCADAPCAAVCPTVAIQRQADGQIKILEDRCIGCKMCLLACPFGVMSFSPEKGVAQNCDLCDGDPQCVQFCTPGALEFADIVEASALAKQKAAAALGLPHL; from the coding sequence ATGAAACAGATTGTCGTTCATCAAGAGAAATGTACTGCGTGCCGTGAATGCGAATTAGCCTGCTCATTCTCTCATGAAGGGTCTTTCCTGCCCGCGCTCTCGCGCATCCGCATCGCGGATTTTTACGAGGAACAGTTCTATCAACCGATGGTCTGTGTCCACTGCGCCGACGCCCCCTGCGCGGCGGTCTGTCCGACCGTGGCCATCCAGCGCCAAGCCGATGGTCAGATCAAAATCCTCGAAGACCGCTGCATCGGTTGCAAAATGTGTCTTCTGGCCTGTCCGTTCGGTGTGATGAGTTTCTCTCCCGAGAAAGGCGTCGCGCAGAACTGCGATCTGTGCGACGGTGATCCGCAATGCGTGCAATTCTGCACCCCTGGCGCGCTGGAGTTCGCTGACATTGTCGAGGCTTCCGCTCTAGCGAAACAAAAAGCGGCGGCTGCCCTTGGTCTGCCCCATTTGTAG
- the moeB gene encoding molybdopterin-synthase adenylyltransferase MoeB yields MAKTYKQLMEEARREIPEVSIDEVKNRMERGENWTLLDVREREEYREGHLDGAISLPRGFLEMRVEEAVQDKSTPIIAYCAGGVRSLIAARTMKEMGYENVVSMSGGYTSWKNAGNKWVADRQFTQEQITRYARHFTLPEVGEQGQAKLLDGKVLCVGAGGLGSPVAFYLAAAGVGTIGIIDHDVVDMSNLQRQILHTNDRVGMSKVESAQKTLNALNPDVKIIGFNERLSSENVMRIIKDFDVVVNGCDNFPTRYLINDACVMAKKPLVDGSIFQFEGQATVFYPGRGPCYRCLFPEPPPPGAAPSCAEAGVLGVLPGLIGCVQALEAMKLLLGAGKSLIGRMMHFETLSSEVRVLKLRRDPNCLVCGENPKITELIDYEEFCGLRTAHAA; encoded by the coding sequence ATGGCGAAGACCTATAAACAGTTGATGGAAGAAGCGCGTCGGGAGATCCCGGAAGTCTCTATCGACGAAGTGAAGAACAGAATGGAACGCGGCGAGAACTGGACGCTGCTCGATGTCCGCGAACGCGAGGAATACCGAGAAGGCCACCTCGACGGTGCCATATCGCTCCCGCGCGGGTTTCTGGAGATGCGCGTGGAAGAGGCGGTTCAGGATAAAAGCACTCCCATTATCGCTTACTGCGCTGGCGGAGTGCGGTCGTTGATTGCCGCGCGCACGATGAAGGAGATGGGATACGAGAACGTCGTTTCCATGTCCGGCGGCTACACCTCCTGGAAGAACGCCGGTAACAAATGGGTGGCCGACCGACAATTCACCCAAGAGCAAATCACTCGCTACGCACGGCACTTCACCCTGCCTGAAGTCGGAGAGCAAGGCCAAGCGAAGCTGTTGGACGGGAAAGTCCTCTGTGTCGGTGCCGGTGGTCTGGGCTCGCCGGTAGCGTTTTACCTAGCGGCGGCTGGAGTCGGCACCATCGGTATCATCGACCATGACGTGGTCGATATGAGTAATCTGCAGCGGCAGATCCTGCACACCAACGATCGCGTCGGTATGTCTAAGGTCGAGTCCGCGCAAAAGACCCTGAACGCATTGAATCCCGATGTGAAGATCATCGGGTTTAACGAACGCCTCTCGTCCGAAAACGTGATGCGTATCATCAAAGATTTCGACGTGGTGGTGAACGGGTGCGATAACTTCCCGACTCGTTACCTGATCAACGATGCGTGCGTGATGGCGAAGAAGCCCCTGGTCGATGGATCGATCTTCCAGTTCGAGGGGCAGGCGACCGTGTTCTACCCGGGCCGAGGACCATGCTACCGCTGCTTATTCCCGGAGCCGCCTCCGCCGGGAGCTGCACCGAGCTGCGCCGAAGCTGGAGTGCTGGGCGTGCTTCCTGGTTTAATCGGTTGTGTCCAAGCCCTTGAAGCGATGAAGCTCCTCCTCGGTGCAGGGAAGTCACTGATCGGGCGCATGATGCACTTTGAAACGCTGAGCAGTGAGGTCCGCGTGCTGAAACTACGACGCGACCCCAACTGTCTGGTGTGCGGTGAGAATCCGAAAATTACCGAACTCATCGACTACGAGGAATTCTGCGGGCTGCGCACCGCCCATGCGGCATAG
- a CDS encoding NADH-quinone oxidoreductase subunit I translates to MKRKEEMTWWERIYLPEMLRGLTVTLFHFGRNLTLHILHSLGMAEETKAAYSTQYPEERKRYPDTYRGSHRLTLKEDGSVRCTACFLCATACPANCIHIEAGEHPDPNVEKYPVRYEIDTLRCIYCGMCVEACPCDAIRMDTNVHPRIWGFSRTDFIESKEILMGRSHTLADGGRDSLMVQMLESYKAGEKRALFGDK, encoded by the coding sequence ATGAAACGTAAAGAAGAAATGACATGGTGGGAGCGCATCTACCTCCCGGAAATGCTGCGCGGGCTGACGGTGACGCTCTTCCATTTCGGACGCAACCTGACACTGCATATCCTGCATTCGCTTGGCATGGCGGAGGAAACCAAGGCCGCCTACTCGACGCAGTATCCGGAAGAACGCAAACGCTATCCCGATACCTACCGGGGAAGTCACCGGCTTACACTGAAAGAAGACGGCTCCGTTCGTTGCACCGCCTGTTTCCTGTGCGCGACCGCGTGTCCGGCGAACTGCATCCATATCGAAGCTGGCGAGCATCCTGACCCGAACGTGGAAAAATACCCGGTGCGTTACGAGATCGATACCCTCCGCTGCATTTACTGCGGTATGTGTGTCGAAGCGTGCCCGTGCGACGCTATCCGCATGGATACCAACGTACATCCGCGCATTTGGGGATTTTCCCGCACGGACTTCATCGAGTCCAAAGAGATTCTGATGGGGCGTTCCCACACGCTCGCCGATGGAGGGCGCGATTCTCTGATGGTGCAGATGTTGGAAAGTTACAAAGCTGGAGAAAAACGGGCGCTGTTCGGCGACAAATAA
- a CDS encoding LON peptidase substrate-binding domain-containing protein, which yields MAEVELPTILPVFPLPNVVLFPDAMLPLHIFEPRYRQMIRDTQDKTPPLIGMALLRGNWQEHYEGQPEIFPVCCAGELVRVAPLADGRFNLLLRGVREYRIKEEIQEPGKLYRQFVVEWRELDRQPLASALRQELNQLLEAYLQKNETVQKFLSDPTVGDEFFVNFFAFHLDLLPLEKQSLLDAPSLPERAALLRDTLDFKLTEGRWADGGSPSGKPRLH from the coding sequence ATGGCCGAGGTCGAACTACCTACGATTCTCCCGGTATTCCCTCTTCCCAATGTCGTCCTTTTTCCGGATGCCATGCTGCCTCTGCACATCTTCGAGCCGCGCTACCGGCAGATGATCCGCGATACGCAGGATAAAACGCCCCCGCTCATCGGCATGGCGCTGCTGCGGGGAAACTGGCAGGAACACTACGAAGGGCAGCCGGAAATTTTCCCGGTCTGCTGCGCGGGAGAATTGGTGCGTGTCGCCCCGCTGGCTGACGGGCGCTTTAACCTCTTACTGCGCGGCGTGCGAGAATATCGCATCAAAGAAGAAATACAGGAGCCGGGGAAGCTATACCGTCAGTTCGTTGTCGAGTGGCGTGAGCTGGATCGCCAACCCTTGGCCTCGGCTTTGCGCCAAGAGCTGAACCAATTGCTGGAGGCGTATCTGCAGAAGAACGAAACCGTGCAGAAGTTCTTAAGCGATCCCACCGTCGGCGACGAATTCTTCGTCAATTTTTTCGCTTTTCACCTCGATTTATTGCCGCTCGAAAAGCAAAGCTTGCTCGATGCCCCCTCTCTTCCCGAACGAGCGGCTCTGCTGCGAGACACGCTCGATTTCAAGCTGACCGAAGGCCGTTGGGCGGACGGAGGAAGCCCCTCCGGCAAGCCGCGCCTCCATTAA
- a CDS encoding glutathione S-transferase family protein, which produces MIKLYDFPQSPYCQKVRLVLAEKELSFEKTFVDLVKNEQKSPEFLRLNPYGKVPVLVDEGEAIYDSTVINEYLEDEYPHPPLLPEDSGERARVRMFEDFADNSFTAQGGLLAAELRKAAEQVDQDRVQRYRADLIRALEFLERQLEGREYIAGEFSFADLAFIPRMLQLPKLGVEIPTRLRNVLAWTDRLLERASVRQLQQELGLV; this is translated from the coding sequence ATGATAAAGCTGTATGACTTCCCTCAGAGCCCGTACTGCCAGAAAGTACGGCTGGTGTTGGCGGAAAAAGAGCTGTCTTTCGAAAAAACCTTCGTCGATCTGGTGAAAAACGAACAAAAATCCCCCGAGTTTCTCCGTCTCAACCCCTACGGAAAAGTGCCGGTGCTCGTCGATGAGGGAGAAGCGATCTACGATTCGACGGTCATTAACGAATATCTGGAGGATGAATACCCGCATCCTCCACTCCTGCCGGAAGACTCCGGCGAACGCGCCCGGGTGCGCATGTTCGAGGATTTCGCCGACAATTCGTTCACGGCGCAAGGCGGGTTGCTCGCCGCCGAATTACGGAAAGCCGCAGAACAGGTCGACCAAGATCGCGTGCAACGCTACCGGGCGGACCTGATCCGCGCGCTCGAATTTCTCGAACGGCAGCTTGAAGGCAGAGAATATATCGCCGGGGAGTTTTCCTTTGCCGATCTCGCTTTTATCCCACGGATGCTGCAACTCCCCAAGCTCGGCGTCGAAATCCCTACTCGCCTGCGGAACGTCCTCGCCTGGACAGATCGGTTGTTAGAGCGTGCGTCCGTGCGGCAACTGCAACAGGAGTTGGGTTTGGTGTAA
- the folP gene encoding dihydropteroate synthase: MANLAGLSIGDAAPVRIMAVLNVSPESFYRGSVRTDLDQLAGTAQAMAGAGADIIDLGAMSTAPYLKTWISEDEEADRLAQAVQAVAARVSLPISADTKRATSAAAALAAGARIVNDVSGLKSDPHMADIIATADAGVILMASEATPGTGTPIDRICTALEESLRLATQAGIANERIVLDPGIGFFRQPEVSWHEWDCIVLRELAALRKFGLPLLIGVSRKSFIGKILDQPDAADRLIGSLACAAIAVNNGAHVIRTHDVKETVEAVRMAERLRPLLSQR, translated from the coding sequence ATGGCTAACCTTGCCGGCCTCTCCATTGGAGACGCGGCTCCCGTACGAATCATGGCCGTACTGAATGTCAGCCCGGAGTCATTTTACCGGGGTTCCGTGCGGACCGACCTGGACCAGCTCGCGGGGACTGCCCAGGCCATGGCGGGTGCAGGAGCAGATATCATTGACCTCGGGGCCATGTCCACCGCCCCTTACCTAAAAACCTGGATTTCTGAGGATGAGGAAGCCGACCGCCTCGCCCAGGCAGTTCAGGCGGTTGCCGCTCGCGTCTCTCTGCCAATTTCCGCCGATACCAAGCGCGCCACATCTGCTGCCGCCGCACTGGCCGCCGGCGCACGCATCGTTAACGACGTGAGCGGTCTCAAGAGCGATCCGCACATGGCCGACATTATTGCCACCGCCGACGCCGGCGTCATTCTGATGGCTAGCGAGGCGACACCAGGCACCGGAACTCCAATAGATCGTATCTGCACAGCATTGGAGGAAAGCCTGCGCCTTGCCACACAAGCTGGCATCGCCAACGAACGCATCGTACTCGACCCTGGGATTGGGTTTTTCCGCCAGCCGGAGGTTTCTTGGCATGAATGGGACTGCATTGTCTTGAGAGAATTAGCCGCCTTGCGGAAGTTTGGTCTGCCGTTACTGATCGGCGTATCGCGGAAATCCTTCATCGGGAAAATACTCGATCAGCCCGACGCTGCGGATCGTCTGATTGGCTCGCTCGCCTGCGCGGCCATTGCTGTCAACAATGGCGCGCATGTCATTCGCACACACGATGTCAAAGAAACGGTCGAAGCCGTGCGCATGGCGGAACGACTGCGCCCGCTTCTTAGCCAACGATAA
- a CDS encoding HAD hydrolase-like protein: MPRFSHAIFDLDGTLVDTQADLTSATNYMLAVFGLPQLSLGQVTGFVGHGARVLVEKALGPDHSQLADGGLALFLEYYSAHLLDQTRCYAGLDAVLRDVQAAGVRMSILTNKPETASRAIVAGLGYETLFLAIVGGDTLPVKKPDPQGVWYLQRHSGVALHETVLIGDSRVDYETGVAAGVAMCGVAWGFGTRNFLTCSPQFLVDTPEQLRNVIVG, from the coding sequence ATGCCCCGTTTTTCTCACGCCATCTTCGACCTTGACGGTACCTTGGTCGATACCCAGGCCGATCTGACGTCGGCGACCAACTACATGCTAGCGGTGTTCGGCTTGCCGCAGTTGTCGCTCGGCCAGGTGACTGGATTCGTTGGCCATGGCGCACGAGTGCTAGTGGAGAAAGCGTTGGGTCCTGACCATTCTCAGCTTGCGGATGGCGGGCTTGCTCTCTTTCTTGAGTATTATTCTGCGCATCTTCTCGACCAGACTCGGTGCTATGCCGGGCTCGATGCCGTGTTGAGAGACGTCCAGGCCGCCGGGGTGCGGATGTCGATCCTGACCAACAAGCCGGAAACGGCAAGCCGAGCGATTGTCGCGGGACTTGGCTATGAGACTCTTTTCTTGGCCATTGTGGGCGGAGACACGTTGCCGGTGAAGAAGCCGGACCCGCAAGGCGTCTGGTATCTTCAGCGACACAGCGGCGTTGCCCTGCACGAGACAGTATTGATTGGCGATTCGCGTGTGGATTACGAGACCGGCGTTGCTGCCGGTGTTGCCATGTGTGGTGTCGCGTGGGGGTTCGGTACGCGGAATTTTTTGACTTGCTCCCCGCAATTTCTTGTCGATACCCCGGAACAGCTACGGAATGTTATCGTTGGCTAA
- the erpA gene encoding iron-sulfur cluster insertion protein ErpA yields the protein MHLEEESIRAPEGVALFLTEVAVEKVREVMTRESVTEGGLRVAIVGGGCSGFQYNLSLDNSPRADDTIIEQNGVRLLLDPISQQYVYGTVIDYVNGLHGAGFQFVNPNANRTCGCGSSFSA from the coding sequence ATGCATCTTGAAGAAGAGTCGATTCGCGCGCCTGAAGGCGTGGCCTTGTTCTTGACCGAGGTTGCCGTCGAGAAGGTACGAGAAGTCATGACGCGTGAAAGCGTCACCGAAGGCGGTTTGCGTGTGGCTATCGTCGGCGGTGGATGCTCGGGCTTTCAGTACAATTTGAGTTTGGATAACAGTCCACGCGCCGATGACACGATCATCGAACAGAATGGCGTGCGCCTGCTGCTCGACCCCATCAGCCAGCAGTATGTGTACGGTACGGTCATCGACTACGTCAACGGTCTGCATGGTGCCGGCTTTCAGTTTGTCAATCCGAACGCCAACCGTACCTGCGGTTGCGGCTCGTCCTTCTCCGCGTAA
- the queG gene encoding tRNA epoxyqueuosine(34) reductase QueG, translating into METQIHAHARTLGFTLCGFARLAPLPREQFFPDWLAQGHAGEMSYLAREPQRRLNPSLPFPEARSVICLGYPYSPPKVPSLDWRQELRGRVAAYAAGPDYHEVIGEKLQRFISFLTDLRPGIWARPYVDTGPLLEREWAYRSGLGWFGKNTMLLHKRAGSWFFLAEILVNLELEGEGIPSAHCGKCTRCLTDCPTGALEEGYILKAPLCISYLTIEHRGPIPHELRPQLGNWIFGCDVCQEVCPWNEKFGRPRDDLVEVLFPSLPTLLALDEAAFRSRFRTSAIWRTKRRGLLRNVAVVLGNSQNPQAITPLRAALRDPESLVRGHAAWALGQFPEKEARAALLHRLADEQDAYVRTELLSALDQKT; encoded by the coding sequence TTGGAAACGCAAATTCACGCTCACGCCCGTACACTCGGATTTACCCTCTGCGGATTCGCCCGGCTTGCGCCACTCCCTCGCGAACAATTCTTCCCCGACTGGCTGGCCCAAGGGCATGCTGGAGAAATGTCCTATCTCGCTCGCGAGCCGCAGCGTCGTCTGAACCCGAGCCTTCCCTTTCCCGAGGCCAGAAGCGTGATTTGCTTAGGCTATCCGTACTCCCCCCCGAAGGTGCCGTCTCTGGACTGGCGGCAAGAGTTACGCGGTCGCGTTGCTGCCTATGCCGCCGGGCCAGATTATCACGAAGTCATCGGCGAGAAGCTCCAGCGCTTCATAAGTTTCCTTACCGATCTGCGCCCGGGAATCTGGGCACGACCCTATGTCGATACCGGCCCACTCCTTGAACGCGAATGGGCGTACCGCAGCGGATTAGGCTGGTTTGGCAAGAACACCATGCTGCTCCACAAACGCGCGGGTTCGTGGTTCTTCCTGGCTGAAATTCTCGTCAACTTGGAACTCGAAGGTGAAGGCATTCCCAGCGCGCATTGCGGGAAATGTACCCGCTGCCTGACCGACTGCCCCACCGGAGCCCTGGAGGAAGGCTACATTCTGAAAGCTCCTCTCTGCATTTCCTATTTGACCATCGAGCATCGTGGACCCATTCCCCACGAGTTGCGTCCGCAGTTGGGCAACTGGATTTTCGGCTGTGACGTGTGTCAAGAAGTATGTCCATGGAACGAAAAATTCGGTCGCCCACGAGACGACCTAGTCGAGGTATTATTCCCTTCGCTACCGACCTTGCTGGCGCTCGACGAAGCAGCCTTTCGCTCGCGCTTCCGTACCAGCGCTATTTGGCGGACCAAGCGGCGTGGCCTCCTGCGCAACGTTGCCGTTGTCCTTGGCAACAGCCAAAATCCGCAGGCTATTACGCCATTGCGTGCCGCGCTGCGTGACCCAGAATCCCTCGTGCGTGGGCACGCGGCCTGGGCGCTGGGACAGTTCCCAGAAAAGGAAGCACGCGCCGCGCTACTCCACAGGCTCGCCGACGAACAAGATGCCTATGTACGGACGGAGCTGCTGAGCGCGCTCGATCAGAAGACGTAA